A window of the Egibacter rhizosphaerae genome harbors these coding sequences:
- a CDS encoding YbhB/YbcL family Raf kinase inhibitor-like protein has translation MGLNIADLAITSPAFKFGERIPTRHTGEGEDVSPELQFHGVPSGTRQLAVICHDPDAPLPHGFTHWVVAGIPPDAGGIPEGGGGRYVQGATDFGKNEYGGPFPPDGHGTHFYYFFLYALDAELDVREGITRLELLDKIQPHMIEMNRLVGTYER, from the coding sequence TTGGGTCTGAACATCGCCGACCTCGCGATCACGAGCCCGGCCTTCAAGTTCGGCGAGCGCATCCCGACCCGCCACACCGGTGAAGGCGAGGACGTCTCCCCCGAGCTCCAGTTCCACGGCGTTCCCTCGGGCACGCGCCAGCTCGCCGTGATCTGCCACGACCCCGACGCCCCGCTACCGCACGGCTTCACGCACTGGGTGGTCGCCGGCATCCCGCCGGACGCGGGCGGCATCCCCGAGGGCGGCGGCGGCCGGTACGTGCAGGGCGCGACCGACTTCGGCAAGAACGAGTACGGCGGGCCGTTCCCCCCGGACGGTCACGGGACGCACTTCTACTACTTCTTCCTCTACGCGCTCGACGCGGAGCTGGATGTGCGCGAGGGCATCACGCGCCTCGAGCTCCTCGACAAGATCCAGCCGCACATGATCGAGATGAACCGGCTGGTCGGAACGTACGAGCGGTAG